One window from the genome of Acinetobacter lanii encodes:
- a CDS encoding H-NS histone family protein produces MPDISNLSVEELRKLTAEAEALIESKKDQAIEDAYNQILKIAESAGLTLEQFIEYGSHKRKKTTRKSVEPRYRNKDNKDETWTGRGKQPRWLVAQLEKGAKLEDFLI; encoded by the coding sequence ATGCCAGACATTAGTAATCTGTCGGTTGAAGAGTTAAGAAAGTTAACCGCTGAAGCGGAAGCTTTAATTGAATCTAAAAAAGACCAAGCGATTGAAGATGCTTATAATCAAATTCTTAAAATTGCTGAATCTGCGGGTTTAACTTTAGAGCAATTTATTGAATACGGTTCGCATAAACGTAAAAAAACCACCCGTAAATCGGTTGAACCTCGCTATCGTAACAAAGATAATAAAGATGAGACTTGGACGGGTCGTGGTAAACAACCGCGTTGGTTGGTGGCTCAGCTTGAAAAAGGCGCAAAATTAGAAGATTTCTTAATCTAA
- a CDS encoding acyl-CoA thioesterase: MDDLKQYPVIYKQSVAWGDMDAFGHVNNVMYYRYMESARIEYFNQLNIFDLDVNTVVASSQCKYIKPIFFPDTLWIGSKVVELRNSAMRMEYSLYSESQQQVVATGEAVVVFVDKIKMTKTQIPALTRSDIIHLENKVHNLLF; this comes from the coding sequence ATGGATGATTTAAAACAATACCCGGTCATTTATAAACAAAGTGTGGCGTGGGGAGATATGGACGCTTTTGGTCATGTCAATAACGTCATGTACTATCGTTATATGGAAAGCGCGCGTATTGAATATTTTAATCAACTGAATATATTTGATTTAGACGTCAATACCGTGGTGGCATCGAGTCAGTGCAAATATATTAAGCCGATCTTTTTCCCTGATACCTTATGGATTGGATCAAAAGTGGTTGAATTGCGTAATTCAGCCATGCGTATGGAATATAGCTTATATAGTGAATCGCAACAGCAAGTGGTGGCAACAGGGGAAGCCGTTGTGGTTTTTGTTGATAAAATCAAAATGACCAAAACCCAAATTCCCGCATTAACCCGAAGCGATATTATTCATCTTGAAAATAAAGTGCATAATCTGCTGTTTTAA
- a CDS encoding YfgM family protein translates to MKHIVLVYSFIALILIALLSVLSYGAGSGYVYVLWHGIQIQTNMWFLVLGALLVGLVFQIAWMWLKRYVNREKRKIQHVVNFSELHSYEQLGVLWLLGGKSQQAEYLQPSYAHSGLLQQVMQSRVLVQQGLYNDALKVLEKSPADAFELAEIQRVEIYLAQQDGEQALTHLEFLSGHALSPWLNALEPSYKQRLITLWGQFATQFPWLYLKSTHYGHLQADTKQNWLTQLLLQFEQASTDDIQRVIDRYQQQQQQIQSLSFETKVLWLKLLSRIPEMAEQHGLLALELLNERFDQDVFYLWFQQQLLKQNPDYAVVEQQINTLENKYPSMPIFAFALWHVYMSTQREQAAKQLLLLYPDNILMNYLRIKSTFHGDEVLIQQLNSVFEKDADFIHLKI, encoded by the coding sequence ATGAAGCATATTGTGTTGGTGTATAGCTTTATTGCGTTGATTTTGATTGCACTGCTGAGTGTCCTCAGCTATGGAGCAGGCAGTGGGTATGTGTATGTGCTTTGGCATGGTATTCAAATTCAAACCAATATGTGGTTTTTGGTTTTGGGTGCACTGCTGGTGGGGTTGGTATTTCAAATCGCATGGATGTGGTTAAAGCGCTATGTGAATCGGGAAAAACGTAAAATTCAACACGTGGTCAATTTCAGCGAATTGCATAGTTATGAACAGCTCGGGGTACTGTGGTTGTTGGGCGGAAAGAGTCAACAAGCAGAATACTTACAGCCCTCCTATGCACACTCTGGCTTGTTACAACAAGTCATGCAATCGAGAGTGTTGGTCCAACAAGGCTTGTACAACGATGCACTCAAGGTATTGGAAAAAAGCCCTGCCGATGCATTTGAGCTGGCTGAAATTCAGCGGGTGGAAATTTATTTGGCGCAGCAAGATGGAGAGCAAGCCTTAACCCATTTAGAGTTTCTTAGTGGTCATGCTTTGTCGCCTTGGTTGAATGCACTTGAACCGAGTTATAAGCAAAGATTAATTACATTATGGGGACAGTTTGCCACACAATTTCCTTGGCTGTATTTGAAATCAACCCATTATGGTCATTTACAAGCAGATACTAAACAAAATTGGTTAACCCAACTGTTGCTACAGTTTGAGCAAGCCTCGACTGATGATATTCAACGGGTGATTGATCGTTATCAGCAGCAGCAACAGCAGATTCAAAGCTTATCTTTTGAAACCAAAGTGCTGTGGCTAAAATTATTATCGCGTATTCCAGAAATGGCAGAACAACACGGCCTATTGGCACTTGAACTATTGAATGAACGTTTTGATCAAGATGTATTTTATTTGTGGTTTCAACAACAACTGTTAAAACAAAATCCTGATTATGCTGTGGTGGAACAGCAGATTAATACCTTGGAAAATAAATACCCAAGTATGCCGATTTTTGCTTTTGCACTGTGGCATGTGTATATGTCAACACAGCGTGAGCAAGCCGCAAAACAGCTTCTATTATTATATCCTGATAATATCTTAATGAATTATCTGCGAATTAAATCGACCTTTCATGGCGATGAAGTACTGATTCAGCAGTTAAATTCTGTATTTGAAAAAGACGCCGATTTTATCCACCTTAAAATATGA
- a CDS encoding uroporphyrinogen-III synthase, protein MLFINTRPPERAQALTQCLLQANYAVIDLPVLALRDKALDAELISLFQSLVSAQVIVVVSPKAVEVGMRYLAETGITLDQLQHIQWIAVGQTTAHALSEYGLISLIPEVESSEGMLNLPIFDQLQNLQTIAFWRGEGGRQFMMQQCQQRGIEILNVVLYERYCPISSVQQLPQLLQALNQHRPPYVVCISSEASWRNWLTLLSGHETVIAACHYWVLGERLEQLLKQDQKSLNLAFKVSCLHQLKPDVVLHKLEQLKREV, encoded by the coding sequence ATGCTTTTTATCAATACACGTCCCCCTGAGCGTGCCCAAGCTTTAACCCAATGCTTGTTGCAAGCCAATTATGCTGTGATCGATTTGCCTGTTTTAGCTTTGCGTGATAAGGCTTTAGATGCGGAACTCATCAGCTTATTTCAGTCATTGGTGTCTGCACAAGTGATTGTGGTGGTCAGTCCTAAAGCGGTTGAAGTCGGGATGCGTTATTTGGCTGAAACTGGCATCACCCTCGATCAGCTTCAGCATATTCAATGGATTGCAGTCGGGCAGACCACAGCGCATGCCTTAAGTGAATATGGGCTTATTAGCCTCATACCTGAAGTGGAAAGCTCTGAGGGGATGCTGAATTTACCTATTTTTGACCAGCTACAAAATTTGCAGACCATTGCCTTTTGGCGCGGTGAAGGTGGTCGACAGTTTATGATGCAACAGTGTCAACAGCGTGGCATCGAAATTTTGAATGTGGTGTTGTATGAACGCTATTGTCCAATAAGTAGTGTTCAACAGCTTCCGCAACTCCTGCAAGCGCTCAATCAGCATCGACCGCCTTATGTGGTCTGTATCAGTAGTGAAGCCAGCTGGAGAAATTGGCTGACACTCCTCTCAGGACATGAGACTGTCATTGCAGCTTGTCATTATTGGGTCTTGGGTGAGCGTTTAGAGCAATTGCTGAAGCAGGATCAAAAAAGTTTAAATTTAGCTTTCAAGGTGAGCTGTTTACATCAGCTTAAACCCGATGTGGTGTTGCACAAGCTTGAACAATTAAAAAGGGAAGTATGA
- the hemC gene encoding hydroxymethylbilane synthase has protein sequence MKTLKIATRQSPLALWQAEHIRERLETLHAGLQVELVTFVTQGDKILDTPLAKIGGKGLFVKELEAALLDGRADLAVHSMKDVPMQLPEGLELAVICEREDPFDAFVSNTYARFEDLPQGAKLGTSSLRRKSQILKQRPDLDVIDLRGNVGTRLSKLDAGQYDAIILASAGLKRLGLEARIRHTLAPEVSLPAVGQGALGLECRSQDQDVLDLILPLMHAETNACVRAERAFNAYLEGGCQVPIAGFATLENNQVNLEGRVGSVDGSTLLRAVVTGQPEQAEQLGVELAKALLDQGAGDLLKALYQ, from the coding sequence ATCAAAACCTTAAAAATCGCAACCCGTCAAAGCCCACTTGCACTCTGGCAAGCAGAGCATATTCGCGAGCGTCTTGAAACTTTACACGCAGGTCTTCAAGTTGAATTGGTGACTTTTGTGACCCAAGGCGACAAGATTTTAGATACGCCATTGGCCAAAATCGGCGGTAAAGGTTTGTTTGTGAAGGAGCTTGAAGCTGCTTTACTCGATGGTCGTGCAGATTTAGCGGTACATTCAATGAAAGATGTACCGATGCAACTGCCAGAAGGCTTAGAGCTTGCGGTGATTTGTGAACGTGAAGATCCCTTTGATGCCTTTGTCTCAAACACTTATGCACGTTTTGAAGATTTACCCCAAGGTGCAAAACTCGGCACATCAAGCTTACGTCGTAAAAGTCAAATTTTAAAACAACGCCCGGATTTAGACGTGATTGATTTGCGTGGTAATGTCGGGACACGTTTGTCTAAACTCGATGCTGGTCAATATGATGCGATTATTTTGGCGAGTGCAGGTCTAAAACGTTTAGGCTTAGAAGCACGTATTCGTCATACGCTTGCGCCTGAAGTCAGTTTACCTGCGGTGGGTCAAGGTGCCTTAGGCTTAGAGTGTCGAAGCCAAGACCAAGATGTTTTAGATTTGATCTTGCCTTTAATGCATGCGGAAACTAATGCCTGTGTCCGTGCTGAACGTGCTTTTAATGCGTATTTGGAAGGCGGTTGCCAAGTACCAATCGCAGGTTTTGCGACACTTGAAAATAATCAAGTGAACCTAGAAGGGCGAGTGGGCAGTGTTGATGGTTCAACCTTACTTCGTGCCGTGGTGACAGGTCAGCCTGAGCAAGCGGAACAGTTGGGTGTAGAACTTGCCAAAGCCCTGCTTGATCAAGGCGCAGGTGATTTACTGAAAGCTTTATATCAATAA
- a CDS encoding LytR/AlgR family response regulator transcription factor, giving the protein MDILICDDEPLAVERLSRMVTQLGHQVVATAQHGIEAIDYVQQYEPDVVLLDIKMPEMDGLICAQHLSALNPMPAVVFCTAYDEHALTAIQSQAKGYLLKPIAKAELQEVLDNLTKLTQAQVSQLEQKENMEKQAQRQQIAAKTYRGIELIPIENIYYFLADQKYVTVRHKNGSVLIDETLKDLEQEFANKFIRIHRNALISLDYLDGLELVASGQYQVRCRELEEKLAVSRRHLPMLRERMQNF; this is encoded by the coding sequence ATGGACATCCTAATTTGTGATGACGAACCCCTAGCGGTTGAACGTTTATCTCGCATGGTCACACAATTGGGGCATCAGGTTGTCGCGACGGCACAGCATGGAATAGAGGCGATTGATTATGTGCAGCAATATGAACCCGATGTGGTGTTGCTCGATATTAAAATGCCTGAAATGGACGGTTTGATTTGTGCGCAGCATTTGAGTGCGCTGAATCCGATGCCAGCGGTGGTGTTTTGCACTGCTTATGATGAGCACGCATTAACCGCGATACAGTCTCAAGCCAAAGGTTATTTACTTAAGCCGATCGCAAAAGCAGAATTACAAGAAGTGTTGGATAACTTAACCAAACTGACACAAGCACAAGTGTCACAACTAGAACAAAAAGAAAATATGGAAAAACAAGCACAAAGACAGCAAATTGCTGCAAAGACCTATCGCGGGATTGAGCTGATTCCAATCGAAAATATTTATTATTTTTTGGCGGATCAGAAGTACGTCACGGTCAGACATAAAAATGGCAGTGTCCTCATCGATGAAACCTTGAAAGATTTAGAGCAAGAGTTTGCCAATAAATTTATTCGAATTCATCGTAATGCTCTTATTTCTTTGGATTATCTTGATGGATTAGAGCTGGTCGCATCGGGGCAATATCAAGTCCGTTGCCGTGAACTTGAAGAAAAATTGGCCGTGAGTCGTCGTCATTTACCTATGCTGCGTGAGCGAATGCAAAACTTCTAA
- the argH gene encoding argininosuccinate lyase, producing the protein MTTSSNSSNPSQAQTSGMWGGRFSEATDAFVAEFTASVQFDQRFYKQDIAGSIAHATMLAKVGVLTTQERDDIIEGLTAIKADIESGNFEWRIDLEDVHMNIESRLTQRIGITGKKLHTGRSRNDQVATDIRLYVRDEIDAILELLKKLQKGILGLAAKNTNTIMPGFTHLQTAQPVTFGHHLMAWFEMLVRDSERLIDCRKRVNRLPLGSAALAGTTYPIEREYTAELLGFEAVCENSLDAVSDRDFGIEFNAAASLIMMHLSRMSEEMILWTSAQFKFVNIPDRFCTGSSIMPQKKNPDVPELIRGKTGRVYGDLMSLLTLMKGQPLAYNKDNQEDKEPLFDAIDTVRGSLMAFADMIPALVPNIEVMREAALRGFSTATDLADYLVKNGVAFRDAHEIVGKAVALGVQEGKDLSELTLEQLQQFSDLIQADVFEKALTLEASVNARNHIGGTAPAQVEAAIERAHARLEKLYA; encoded by the coding sequence ATGACCACTTCTTCTAATTCCTCAAATCCTTCACAAGCCCAAACTTCAGGTATGTGGGGCGGTCGTTTTTCTGAAGCGACTGATGCTTTTGTTGCTGAATTTACAGCATCTGTTCAATTTGACCAACGCTTTTATAAACAAGATATTGCAGGTTCAATTGCGCATGCAACCATGCTTGCCAAAGTGGGCGTACTGACCACGCAAGAACGTGACGACATTATTGAAGGTTTGACTGCAATCAAAGCCGATATCGAATCTGGCAACTTTGAATGGCGTATTGATTTAGAAGATGTGCATATGAACATTGAGTCGCGTTTGACTCAACGTATTGGCATCACAGGTAAAAAATTACATACCGGTCGTAGCCGTAACGACCAAGTGGCAACCGATATTCGTCTGTATGTTCGTGATGAAATCGATGCCATTTTAGAATTATTGAAAAAATTACAAAAAGGCATTTTAGGATTGGCTGCAAAAAACACCAATACCATTATGCCGGGCTTTACCCATCTTCAAACCGCTCAGCCTGTGACCTTTGGTCACCATTTGATGGCTTGGTTTGAAATGTTGGTACGTGACTCAGAGCGTCTAATTGACTGCCGTAAACGTGTCAATCGTTTGCCACTCGGTTCTGCTGCACTTGCAGGGACAACCTATCCAATCGAGCGTGAATACACCGCTGAACTTTTAGGTTTTGAGGCGGTTTGCGAAAACTCGCTTGATGCAGTTTCTGACCGTGACTTCGGTATTGAGTTCAATGCAGCGGCATCACTGATCATGATGCATTTATCACGTATGTCTGAAGAAATGATCCTTTGGACTTCGGCTCAGTTTAAATTCGTGAACATTCCTGACCGTTTCTGTACTGGTTCTTCAATCATGCCGCAAAAGAAAAACCCAGATGTGCCTGAGCTCATCCGTGGTAAAACGGGTCGTGTCTATGGCGACTTGATGAGCTTGCTTACACTCATGAAAGGTCAACCGTTGGCGTATAACAAAGACAACCAAGAAGACAAAGAACCCTTGTTCGATGCGATTGATACCGTTCGTGGTTCACTCATGGCCTTTGCGGACATGATTCCTGCACTTGTGCCAAACATCGAAGTGATGCGTGAAGCTGCGCTTCGTGGTTTCTCTACCGCAACTGACCTTGCTGACTACTTGGTTAAAAACGGCGTGGCATTCCGTGATGCGCACGAAATTGTCGGTAAAGCGGTTGCGCTTGGCGTACAAGAAGGTAAAGATTTGTCTGAGTTGACTTTAGAACAACTTCAACAATTCTCAGACTTGATTCAAGCGGATGTGTTTGAAAAAGCATTAACACTTGAAGCTTCTGTAAATGCACGTAACCACATTGGGGGTACAGCACCTGCTCAAGTAGAAGCTGCGATTGAACGTGCACATGCACGCTTAGAAAAACTTTACGCTTAA
- a CDS encoding oxidative damage protection protein, whose protein sequence is MSRQVFCRKYQAEMEGLDFAPFPGPKGQEFFVNVSKQAWSEWLKHQTTLINEKRLNVFEPDAKKFLEEQREKFFSNDETLEKAEGLKPE, encoded by the coding sequence ATGTCTCGACAAGTATTTTGCCGTAAATATCAAGCAGAAATGGAAGGCTTAGACTTTGCACCGTTCCCAGGTCCTAAAGGTCAAGAGTTCTTTGTAAATGTCTCTAAACAAGCTTGGAGCGAATGGCTTAAACACCAAACCACGCTGATCAATGAAAAGCGTTTAAACGTGTTTGAACCCGATGCGAAAAAGTTTCTTGAAGAACAACGTGAGAAGTTCTTTAGCAATGACGAAACACTAGAAAAAGCTGAAGGCCTAAAGCCTGAGTGA
- the phoU gene encoding phosphate signaling complex protein PhoU, producing the protein MSPTNPVLSHHISSQFNEDLQDVHTKFMTMGGLVEQQVANAIHALLDTNASLAIDVQFQDNTVNQYEREIDEGLTLILVRRHPAASDLRMVIAMSKANTDLERIGDEAAKIARIAQDLCDEGESPRGYMETRHIGNQVRVMIHDALDAFARVDAEQALRVLLADADIDREYQSAMRTLMTYMIEDPRHISRVLNVMWVLRALERIGDHARNISEQVIYMAKGFDVRHTSVEEIEEKVQGHPH; encoded by the coding sequence TTGAGCCCGACCAATCCTGTACTGAGCCACCATATTTCGTCTCAATTTAATGAAGACTTACAGGATGTGCATACCAAATTTATGACCATGGGTGGCTTGGTGGAACAACAGGTTGCCAATGCCATTCATGCATTACTCGATACCAATGCCAGTCTCGCCATTGATGTGCAGTTCCAAGACAATACCGTGAATCAATACGAGCGGGAGATTGATGAAGGTTTGACGCTGATTTTAGTGCGCCGTCATCCTGCTGCCAGTGATTTAAGGATGGTGATTGCCATGAGCAAAGCCAATACTGATTTGGAGCGGATTGGAGATGAAGCAGCCAAGATTGCCCGCATTGCCCAAGATCTCTGCGATGAAGGGGAATCACCGCGTGGCTATATGGAGACACGGCATATTGGCAACCAAGTCCGTGTGATGATTCATGATGCATTAGATGCGTTTGCCCGTGTAGATGCAGAGCAGGCCCTCCGCGTATTGTTGGCCGATGCCGATATCGATCGTGAATATCAGTCAGCGATGCGGACCTTAATGACCTATATGATTGAAGATCCACGCCATATTTCACGTGTGCTTAATGTGATGTGGGTGTTACGTGCTTTAGAGCGGATTGGGGATCATGCCCGTAATATTTCAGAGCAGGTGATTTATATGGCGAAAGGTTTTGATGTACGGCATACCAGTGTTGAAGAAATTGAAGAGAAAGTGCAAGGTCATCCGCATTAA